One window of the Streptomyces sp. NBC_00259 genome contains the following:
- a CDS encoding roadblock/LC7 domain-containing protein produces the protein MDWMLKDLAEGVPQTRNVVVLSSDGLRMAQYGADNDTADRLAAACAGLQSLAGAVGAELPHSEGRMRLVVIEMDGGFFYLMAAGAGAFLAVLADEGVDAGLMGQRMRDLVIRIGAHLSSPPRHDEQAR, from the coding sequence ATGGACTGGATGCTCAAGGACCTCGCGGAGGGAGTTCCGCAGACCCGGAACGTGGTCGTGCTGTCCTCGGACGGGCTGCGCATGGCCCAGTACGGCGCGGACAACGACACCGCGGACCGGCTGGCCGCCGCCTGTGCGGGACTGCAGAGCCTCGCGGGCGCCGTGGGCGCCGAACTGCCGCACAGTGAGGGCAGGATGCGCCTGGTCGTCATCGAGATGGACGGTGGCTTCTTCTATCTGATGGCGGCCGGTGCCGGGGCCTTCCTCGCGGTGCTCGCCGACGAGGGAGTGGACGCCGGGCTGATGGGGCAGCGGATGCGGGACCTGGTGATCCGGATCGGAGCACATCTCAGCAGTCCGCCGCGCCATGACGAGCAGGCCAGGTGA
- a CDS encoding DUF742 domain-containing protein produces the protein MSNGDRGWEDASPERLYVITGGRSGSSAPTRLDLVTLIVARSVPRPGIQPEKAAIIRMCDAPLSVAEISAYTGLPVSVVTVLLSDLLAEKQVLARAPVAPSQLPDRALIEAVIDGLQKL, from the coding sequence GTGAGCAACGGGGACCGGGGCTGGGAGGACGCCAGCCCCGAGCGCCTCTACGTCATCACGGGCGGGCGCAGTGGCTCTTCCGCCCCCACCCGACTCGACCTGGTCACGCTGATCGTGGCCAGGTCCGTGCCCAGACCCGGGATCCAGCCGGAGAAGGCCGCGATCATCCGGATGTGCGACGCGCCGCTCTCGGTGGCGGAGATCTCGGCGTACACCGGGCTGCCGGTGAGCGTCGTCACCGTACTGCTCAGCGACCTGCTGGCCGAGAAGCAGGTGCTGGCACGCGCACCCGTGGCGCCCTCCCAACTCCCCGACCGCGCTTTGATTGAGGCAGTGATCGATGGACTTCAAAAGCTCTGA
- a CDS encoding GTP-binding protein, with the protein MDFKSSEQPAGPRREDVLPDTATAAVKVVIVGGFGVGKTTLVGSVSEIRPLTTEETMTQAGVGVDDTVGVERKTATTVAMDFGRISINKELVLYLFGTPGQERFWFLWRGLFEGALGAVVLVDTRRLEVSFDVIGRLEERGVPFVVAINSFPGAPDHPVEELRGALDLPASVPILVCDARRRDSSRDVLMALMRYLHSLAVTPEAS; encoded by the coding sequence ATGGACTTCAAAAGCTCTGAGCAGCCTGCGGGGCCCCGGCGCGAGGATGTACTGCCGGACACCGCAACCGCCGCCGTCAAAGTGGTCATCGTGGGCGGGTTCGGAGTCGGCAAGACGACCCTGGTCGGCTCGGTGAGCGAGATCCGTCCGCTGACCACCGAGGAGACGATGACCCAGGCCGGGGTCGGCGTCGACGACACGGTGGGCGTGGAGCGCAAGACCGCGACCACGGTGGCGATGGACTTCGGCCGGATCAGCATCAACAAGGAACTGGTGCTCTATCTCTTCGGGACACCGGGGCAGGAACGGTTCTGGTTCCTGTGGCGCGGCCTGTTCGAGGGGGCGCTGGGTGCCGTGGTGCTGGTCGACACCCGCCGGCTCGAGGTCAGCTTCGACGTGATCGGCCGGCTGGAGGAACGCGGCGTTCCGTTCGTGGTGGCCATCAACTCCTTCCCCGGCGCGCCCGACCACCCCGTCGAGGAGCTGCGCGGAGCCCTCGATCTGCCCGCGTCGGTGCCGATACTCGTCTGCGACGCGCGGCGCCGCGACTCCAGCAGAGACGTCCTGATGGCGCTGATGCGCTATCTGCACTCCCTAGCCGTAACTCCGGAGGCATCGTGA
- the alc gene encoding allantoicase, giving the protein MTTDPHANDAAPYPGGDPYADYRSGDFPFTTLVDLADRRLGAGVIAANDEFFAERENLLVREPAVFDPERFGHKGKIMDGWETRRRRGTGPGSPFPSADDHDWAIVRLGAAGVIRGVVVDTAHFRGNYPQKVSLQATVAEGAPGPGDLLAEDVKWEELLPPTPVRGHAANGFEITSERRWTHIRLCQHPDGGIARLRVHGEVVPDPAWLELLGIIDLASVLNGGVCEDASDRFYSSPTQIILPGTSRKMDDGWENRRRRVRDTNDWVRFRLAAQGVVRAVEIDTAYLKGNAAGWIALSGRDGETGDWFELLPRTRLQPDTPHRFPLATPAVATHVRLDAFPDGGVARMRVHGEPTARGLGELRSLYAGLTA; this is encoded by the coding sequence ATGACAACCGACCCGCACGCCAACGACGCCGCCCCCTACCCGGGCGGCGACCCCTACGCCGACTACCGCTCCGGGGACTTCCCCTTCACCACGCTCGTCGATCTCGCCGACCGCCGACTGGGCGCGGGAGTCATCGCCGCGAACGACGAGTTCTTCGCCGAGCGCGAGAACCTGCTCGTGCGAGAGCCCGCCGTCTTCGACCCGGAACGGTTCGGGCACAAGGGCAAGATCATGGACGGCTGGGAGACCCGGCGCCGCCGCGGCACGGGCCCCGGATCGCCGTTCCCGTCCGCCGACGACCACGACTGGGCCATCGTGCGCCTCGGCGCAGCCGGCGTGATCCGCGGCGTCGTGGTCGACACGGCGCACTTCCGGGGCAACTACCCGCAGAAGGTGTCCCTCCAGGCCACCGTCGCCGAAGGGGCCCCGGGTCCCGGGGATCTCCTCGCGGAAGACGTGAAGTGGGAGGAGCTCCTCCCGCCCACTCCCGTCCGTGGCCACGCGGCCAACGGCTTCGAGATCACCTCCGAGCGCCGCTGGACCCACATCCGGCTCTGCCAGCACCCCGACGGCGGCATCGCCCGGCTCCGCGTGCACGGCGAGGTCGTGCCGGACCCCGCGTGGCTGGAACTGCTCGGGATCATCGACCTCGCCTCCGTACTCAACGGCGGGGTGTGCGAGGACGCTTCGGACAGGTTCTACTCGTCACCGACGCAGATCATCCTGCCCGGTACCTCCCGCAAGATGGACGACGGCTGGGAGAACCGCCGCCGGCGGGTCCGCGACACCAACGACTGGGTACGGTTCCGGCTCGCCGCGCAGGGCGTCGTCCGGGCCGTCGAGATCGACACGGCGTATCTCAAGGGCAACGCGGCCGGCTGGATCGCCCTCAGCGGCCGCGACGGCGAGACCGGTGACTGGTTCGAGCTCCTCCCGCGCACCCGCCTCCAGCCGGACACCCCGCACCGCTTCCCGCTCGCGACGCCCGCGGTCGCGACGCATGTACGGCTGGATGCGTTTCCGGACGGCGGCGTGGCGCGGATGCGGGTGCACGGGGAGCCGACCGCGCGAGGCCTCGGTGAACTGCGCAGTCTGTACGCGGGTTTGACGGCGTAA
- a CDS encoding LysR family transcriptional regulator, which yields MAEWDRWDVKKLQILRTLRDRGTVTATAETLRMTPSAVSQQLTNLARQLGVQLLEAHGRRVRLTDAAHLVLRHAEAVFAQLERADAELAGYLQGEAGEVRVGAFSTAVPALVVPAVQRLRTDRPALEVRVREAEAAEAYELLSAGDVDLALSLAAHAPTARDPRFTRVPLLADPLDVALPAGHPRAAEPGLRLADLSGEPWIFGGSGPWSEITLTACEAAGFVPEQAHSASGWTAILAMVEAGMGVALVPRMAAAERRSGVVMRVLSADQPRRHVVAAVRRGAEEGAGVAHVLEALRAVVAGRTRDLSDLLK from the coding sequence ATGGCCGAGTGGGACAGGTGGGACGTCAAGAAGCTGCAGATCCTGCGCACGCTGCGGGACCGCGGCACGGTGACCGCGACCGCGGAGACGCTGCGGATGACGCCCTCGGCCGTGTCGCAGCAGCTGACGAACCTCGCCAGGCAGCTCGGCGTACAACTGCTGGAGGCGCACGGGCGGCGGGTGCGGCTCACGGACGCGGCGCATCTGGTGCTGCGGCATGCGGAGGCGGTGTTCGCGCAGTTGGAGCGTGCCGATGCCGAACTGGCCGGGTATCTGCAGGGCGAGGCGGGGGAGGTGCGCGTCGGGGCGTTCTCGACCGCCGTGCCGGCGCTCGTCGTGCCCGCGGTGCAGCGGCTGCGGACCGACCGTCCGGCGCTGGAGGTACGGGTACGGGAGGCCGAGGCGGCCGAGGCGTACGAGCTGCTGTCCGCCGGGGACGTGGACCTCGCCCTGTCGCTGGCCGCGCACGCGCCGACCGCGCGGGATCCGAGGTTCACCCGCGTACCGCTGCTCGCCGATCCGCTGGACGTGGCCCTGCCGGCCGGGCATCCGAGGGCCGCCGAGCCCGGCCTGCGGCTCGCCGACCTGTCGGGGGAGCCGTGGATCTTCGGAGGCAGCGGGCCCTGGTCCGAGATCACGCTCACCGCGTGCGAGGCGGCCGGGTTCGTGCCCGAGCAGGCGCACTCCGCGTCCGGGTGGACCGCGATCCTCGCGATGGTGGAGGCGGGGATGGGGGTCGCGCTCGTGCCGCGGATGGCGGCGGCGGAGCGCCGAAGCGGCGTCGTGATGCGGGTGCTCAGCGCCGACCAGCCGCGCAGGCACGTCGTGGCGGCGGTGCGCCGGGGCGCGGAGGAGGGCGCCGGGGTGGCGCACGTACTGGAGGCGCTGCGAGCGGTCGTGGCGGGCCGGACCAGAGACCTTTCAGATCTGCTGAAGTGA
- a CDS encoding alpha/beta fold hydrolase, which yields MTTTHTLAVPGGRLHYEVRGEGPLLLVMGAPMDAGAFAPLADALAGDHTVVTHDPRGISGSLLDDPGQDSTPELRADDVAALLDALGAESADVFGSSGGAVTGLALVTRHPGRVRTLVAHEPPVLELLPDAAAQRAATDDIVETFHRDGPGPAWMKFMTNAGFDLGGDGAPTPPPGEPSEQDLANSARFFAHELRGTARHLPDVAALRTGPARVVVGVGATSGGLVTYRTSTALAELLGTPPVRFPGDHGGFLGQPEEFADVLRKVLAGG from the coding sequence ATGACAACCACCCACACCCTCGCCGTACCGGGCGGACGACTGCACTACGAGGTCCGCGGCGAGGGGCCGCTGCTCCTGGTCATGGGGGCGCCGATGGACGCCGGGGCCTTCGCGCCGCTGGCGGACGCGCTGGCAGGTGACCACACCGTCGTCACGCACGACCCCCGGGGCATCTCCGGAAGCCTCCTCGACGATCCCGGGCAGGACTCCACCCCCGAGCTGCGGGCCGACGACGTCGCCGCACTGCTGGACGCCCTCGGGGCCGAGTCCGCCGACGTCTTCGGAAGCAGCGGCGGCGCGGTGACGGGCCTGGCGCTCGTCACGCGGCACCCGGGGCGGGTGCGTACGCTCGTCGCGCACGAACCTCCCGTGCTGGAGCTGCTCCCCGACGCCGCCGCACAGCGTGCCGCGACCGACGACATCGTCGAGACCTTCCACCGGGACGGGCCGGGGCCCGCATGGATGAAGTTCATGACCAACGCCGGATTCGATCTCGGTGGCGACGGTGCCCCGACGCCGCCGCCGGGAGAACCCTCGGAGCAGGACCTCGCCAACAGCGCCCGCTTCTTCGCCCACGAGCTTCGCGGCACGGCTCGCCACCTCCCCGACGTCGCCGCGCTGAGGACCGGCCCGGCCCGCGTCGTCGTGGGCGTCGGCGCCACTTCGGGCGGCCTCGTCACGTACCGCACCTCCACGGCACTGGCCGAGCTGCTCGGCACGCCACCGGTCCGGTTCCCCGGTGACCACGGCGGCTTCCTCGGGCAGCCCGAGGAGTTCGCGGACGTGCTGCGCAAGGTGCTCGCGGGAGGGTGA
- a CDS encoding S8 family peptidase, producing MIIIDPMGVSMRLFARCAAAALLLAVSVAAPGAAAESGTDGPTPAPLHRSAEPVKGRYIVSLKTGTEPAAVAREAGVKPRYTYNRAMHGFSATLNPTQLEAMRLMPGVAAVEEDARVSAHDVQDDLRSPGGRPGVQDDDLRSRRVVPAASWGLDRADQRALPLDGQYTTVGKGKGATIYIVDTGIDYAHSEFGGRAVFGFDAIGDGRQGRDCEGHGTHVAGTAAGATYGVAPEATLVSVRVLNCEGEGAWSGIIAGLDWVAKNARQPAVLNASLGGSTSVAANDAANTVFASGVLPVIAAGNSAEDACDISPASASDVMTVGATDSADSETDYSNYGECLALYAPGSDIVSALMGGGTTTKNGTSMAAPHVAGVAALYKAAHPTAGARAVSDWIIAQSTKSAVRNISRGSPNQLLFTGGL from the coding sequence ATGATCATCATCGATCCGATGGGAGTATCCATGCGACTGTTCGCGCGCTGCGCGGCCGCCGCTCTGCTGCTCGCCGTGTCCGTGGCCGCACCCGGGGCCGCCGCGGAGAGTGGCACGGACGGTCCGACGCCCGCCCCGCTGCACCGGTCGGCCGAGCCGGTCAAGGGCCGGTACATCGTCTCGCTGAAGACGGGCACCGAGCCGGCCGCCGTCGCCCGGGAGGCCGGCGTGAAGCCCCGGTACACGTACAACCGGGCCATGCACGGGTTCTCCGCGACGCTGAACCCGACCCAGCTGGAGGCGATGCGGCTCATGCCCGGGGTCGCGGCGGTGGAGGAGGACGCCAGGGTCTCCGCGCACGACGTCCAGGACGACCTCCGGAGCCCGGGCGGGCGACCCGGCGTCCAGGACGACGACCTCCGGTCCCGCCGGGTGGTCCCGGCCGCCAGCTGGGGGCTGGACCGTGCGGACCAGCGCGCCCTGCCGCTCGACGGGCAGTACACGACCGTCGGCAAGGGCAAGGGCGCCACGATCTACATCGTCGACACCGGAATCGACTACGCGCACAGCGAGTTCGGCGGGCGCGCCGTGTTCGGGTTCGACGCGATCGGCGACGGCCGCCAGGGACGGGACTGCGAAGGCCACGGCACCCATGTGGCGGGCACGGCCGCCGGGGCGACGTACGGGGTGGCGCCGGAGGCCACCCTCGTCAGCGTCCGGGTGCTGAACTGTGAGGGCGAAGGGGCCTGGTCCGGGATCATCGCGGGCCTCGACTGGGTCGCGAAGAACGCCCGTCAGCCCGCCGTTCTGAACGCCTCGCTCGGCGGCTCCACGTCCGTCGCCGCCAACGACGCCGCCAACACCGTCTTCGCCAGTGGTGTCCTGCCGGTCATCGCGGCCGGCAACTCCGCGGAGGACGCCTGCGACATCTCGCCCGCGAGCGCGTCGGACGTCATGACGGTCGGCGCGACCGACTCGGCGGACTCGGAGACCGACTACAGCAACTACGGCGAGTGCCTCGCGCTCTACGCACCCGGCAGTGACATCGTCTCGGCGCTGATGGGCGGCGGCACCACGACGAAGAACGGTACGTCGATGGCCGCCCCGCACGTGGCGGGGGTCGCCGCGCTCTACAAGGCGGCCCATCCCACGGCAGGTGCCCGGGCGGTGTCGGACTGGATCATCGCGCAGTCGACGAAGAGCGCGGTGCGGAACATCTCCAGGGGTTCCCCGAACCAGTTGCTGTTCACCGGCGGGCTGTGA
- a CDS encoding EamA family transporter, with protein sequence MPSRKAAVVAVTALAPISWGSTYAVTTEFLPPDRPLFTGLMRALPAGLALLALTRALPRGAWWWRSAVLGALNIGAFFPLLFLAAYRLPGGVAAVVGSVGPLFVIALAALLLGDRPGLRGLLAAVAAAFGVSLVVLKAGAALDLVGVLAGLASSVSMSAGTVLTKRWGRPEGAGPLVMTGWQLTAGGLLIAPVAFLVEGPPPTLDGRAVAGYVYLALANTAVGYWLWFRGIGRLTATSVTLLGPLSPVTAAVIGWAALGQGLTAEQLLGMAIAVAATVAGQVAPSRSFSLTEENPRRDSMDLTVRAVRR encoded by the coding sequence ATGCCGTCGCGCAAAGCCGCCGTCGTCGCCGTCACCGCGCTCGCCCCGATCTCCTGGGGTTCCACCTACGCCGTCACCACCGAGTTCCTGCCGCCCGACCGTCCCCTCTTCACCGGGCTGATGCGCGCCCTCCCCGCCGGACTCGCTCTGCTCGCGCTCACCCGGGCGCTGCCGCGCGGAGCGTGGTGGTGGAGGTCGGCGGTCCTCGGCGCGCTCAACATCGGAGCCTTCTTCCCGCTGCTGTTCCTCGCCGCGTACCGGCTGCCCGGCGGGGTCGCCGCGGTCGTCGGCTCGGTCGGGCCGCTCTTCGTCATCGCTCTCGCGGCGCTGCTGCTGGGCGACCGGCCGGGCCTGCGGGGGCTGCTGGCCGCCGTCGCGGCGGCCTTCGGCGTGAGTCTCGTCGTCCTCAAGGCCGGCGCCGCACTGGACCTGGTCGGCGTCCTCGCCGGACTCGCGTCCTCCGTCTCGATGTCCGCCGGGACGGTGCTCACCAAGCGCTGGGGCCGCCCCGAGGGGGCGGGGCCGCTCGTCATGACCGGCTGGCAGCTCACCGCGGGCGGGCTGCTGATCGCGCCGGTCGCGTTCCTGGTCGAGGGCCCACCGCCGACGCTCGACGGCCGCGCCGTCGCCGGCTACGTCTATCTCGCGCTCGCCAACACCGCCGTCGGCTACTGGCTCTGGTTCCGCGGTATCGGGCGGCTCACCGCCACCTCCGTCACGCTTCTCGGTCCGCTCTCCCCGGTCACCGCGGCGGTCATCGGCTGGGCGGCGCTCGGTCAGGGGCTGACGGCGGAGCAACTGCTCGGCATGGCGATCGCGGTCGCCGCCACGGTCGCCGGACAGGTCGCGCCCTCCAGATCGTTCAGTCTCACTGAAGAGAATCCTCGGCGAGATTCGATGGACCTGACTGTTCGGGCGGTGCGACGGTAG